Proteins from one Verrucomicrobiia bacterium genomic window:
- a CDS encoding acetylxylan esterase, with protein sequence MITLHKMLASLFLLAAGSSNLANGAEVGAATRDPAASLSRPASAEKAPDAAGFLQRWLILEPISANGLADRAAQALVKKEYFPNQFTVVPRHGDSVTVGGTNFSWHAVDTRNYNVNLYHFAHALGKPTSYVLFWAVTTVNCPEEISNVRLAIGSNAASVWWVNGAEVIGIYGDRQTVIDDGVSKRLTLKKGRNVIRCAVINGGGATDFCARFLNEEGDPVTRFTFSVGDVVK encoded by the coding sequence ATGATCACGCTCCACAAAATGCTTGCGTCGTTGTTTCTACTTGCGGCTGGTTCGTCGAACCTCGCGAATGGCGCCGAGGTGGGCGCTGCAACGCGCGATCCCGCAGCCTCGCTTTCACGACCCGCGTCCGCCGAGAAAGCTCCTGATGCCGCTGGCTTTCTGCAACGCTGGCTCATCCTTGAACCGATCAGCGCCAATGGACTCGCCGACAGGGCCGCGCAGGCCTTGGTGAAGAAGGAATACTTTCCCAACCAGTTCACCGTTGTTCCGCGCCATGGCGATTCTGTTACGGTGGGTGGCACGAATTTTTCGTGGCACGCTGTGGACACGAGGAATTACAACGTCAATCTCTATCACTTCGCCCACGCGCTCGGAAAACCAACTTCCTACGTTTTGTTCTGGGCTGTCACAACGGTCAATTGTCCGGAGGAAATATCCAACGTGCGGCTCGCCATCGGCTCGAACGCCGCGTCCGTCTGGTGGGTGAACGGTGCAGAGGTCATTGGCATTTACGGCGATCGACAAACTGTGATTGACGACGGAGTTTCCAAACGCCTGACGCTCAAGAAGGGGCGGAATGTGATTCGCTGCGCAGTCATCAACGGGGGCGGTGCCACCGACTTTTGCGCGCGGTTTCTCAACGAGGAAGGCGATCCCGTAACCCGATTCACTTTCAGCGTCGGGGACGTCGTGAAATGA
- a CDS encoding tannase/feruloyl esterase family alpha/beta hydrolase, whose amino-acid sequence MKHYSGRSSLFAAVARSCLAFVFASPCAIQAADSIPAPGTKFPAVTNEIVITADDVTLEKVGSSIPASAIGEPVNGVTLSPPRWVEATGNSVAHAIVEGSIAPKDPKGKPINFRVLLPAAWSRKSIQIGGGGMNGMVPMLRGERPGSGTAGYARYGSDSGHQMGGFGSPRSQSGGDDWALNEEAIRNLGYMQMKKTRDAAMVIMERVYGERPRFNYYIGASQGGREALTVAQRYPSDYDGIVADVPIVGFSTLMLAPDLIRIKEKPISNWVTRAKANAIRAEFMRQADKLDGLVDGVINNYTAARALFDMSQGDTNRNPWSALRAPNGVDPNPEDTSASARLTDGQIETLKRVYSGYPFATPLANGVRSFGMWVPNTDPAGSGLIAERRFKGQEGAAENAPAHRHLGSLGVTGFLMEDLSANPLDYVEGGPLNKRREELSAWLDSTNPDLSAFYRRGGKMIVTIGTDDTLASPGAQLDYFQSVLDKMGRQTVDAFARFFVLPQTGHGLSGRSAATNGDGQSVTPFAIPNQVDRTALLMAWVERNEAPGKTVIVKAGGRSLPLCSYPNFPRYKSGPVESAHSYESAAP is encoded by the coding sequence ATGAAACATTACTCAGGGAGAAGCTCGTTGTTCGCGGCTGTGGCTCGATCCTGCCTGGCATTCGTTTTCGCTTCACCCTGCGCAATCCAGGCGGCCGATTCCATTCCCGCTCCAGGAACGAAATTCCCTGCGGTTACGAACGAGATCGTCATAACCGCAGACGACGTCACGCTGGAAAAGGTGGGAAGTTCGATACCGGCCAGCGCCATTGGCGAACCCGTGAATGGCGTGACGCTGTCCCCGCCGCGCTGGGTGGAGGCGACTGGGAATTCTGTCGCTCACGCAATCGTTGAAGGGTCGATTGCGCCCAAGGACCCGAAGGGAAAGCCGATCAATTTCCGCGTGTTGCTCCCGGCGGCCTGGAGTCGCAAGTCGATTCAAATCGGCGGTGGCGGGATGAATGGAATGGTTCCCATGTTGCGCGGTGAACGCCCGGGATCCGGCACCGCGGGTTATGCGCGCTATGGCAGCGATTCCGGCCATCAAATGGGAGGCTTCGGCAGCCCGCGATCTCAAAGCGGCGGAGATGACTGGGCTCTCAACGAGGAGGCCATTCGCAATCTCGGCTACATGCAGATGAAGAAAACCCGCGATGCCGCGATGGTGATCATGGAACGCGTTTACGGTGAACGTCCGCGTTTCAACTATTACATCGGGGCTTCCCAGGGCGGCAGGGAGGCATTGACCGTCGCACAGCGATACCCGTCGGATTACGATGGCATCGTTGCGGATGTCCCGATTGTGGGCTTCTCGACCTTGATGCTGGCGCCGGACCTGATTCGCATTAAGGAGAAGCCGATTTCCAATTGGGTTACCCGCGCGAAAGCCAATGCCATCCGCGCCGAATTCATGCGCCAGGCTGACAAGCTCGACGGCCTGGTGGACGGGGTGATTAATAACTACACGGCCGCACGCGCCCTGTTTGACATGTCGCAGGGCGACACCAACCGCAATCCTTGGTCGGCTCTCCGCGCTCCGAACGGCGTGGATCCAAATCCTGAAGACACGTCGGCCAGCGCGCGGTTGACCGATGGACAGATCGAGACTTTGAAGCGGGTTTACAGTGGTTATCCGTTCGCGACGCCGCTGGCAAACGGCGTTCGATCGTTTGGAATGTGGGTTCCAAACACCGACCCTGCCGGGAGCGGATTGATCGCGGAGCGGCGCTTCAAAGGACAGGAAGGCGCGGCGGAAAACGCGCCTGCTCACAGGCATTTGGGATCGCTCGGCGTGACCGGATTCCTGATGGAGGATCTTTCTGCGAATCCGCTCGACTATGTGGAAGGCGGTCCGTTGAACAAGCGACGGGAGGAACTTTCCGCATGGCTCGACTCGACCAATCCCGATCTCTCCGCGTTCTATCGCCGAGGTGGCAAGATGATCGTGACCATTGGGACGGATGACACCCTGGCATCGCCCGGCGCTCAACTGGATTACTTCCAATCGGTGCTCGACAAGATGGGCCGGCAAACGGTGGACGCGTTTGCACGCTTCTTCGTGCTTCCGCAAACAGGACACGGATTGAGCGGGCGGAGCGCGGCGACAAATGGCGACGGACAATCCGTGACGCCGTTTGCGATACCGAACCAGGTGGATCGCACTGCGTTGCTCATGGCATGGGTTGAGCGCAACGAAGCGCCGGGCAAAACGGTCATCGTCAAAGCTGGCGGCCGCAGCCTGCCGCTGTGTTCCTATCCAAACTTTCCGCGTTACAAAAGTGGTCCGGTGGAATCGGCTCACTCGTACGAAAGCGCGGCGCCGTAA
- a CDS encoding RHS repeat-associated core domain-containing protein has product MRDQSVSVSAQNKPLRRLLILCWFGATAVIGGFNAWTASSLVNRTLPAMQSWKTGLEFSAKPTTDEIFRARVFGEPLVPIGSEPSADENAQLATALLDYSKRIEPDDFCSLTDFLRDHPASPWRAALLTGLGLEYYNTAYYSCALVAWREAWTLGQKATDARGKFLADRALCELAALYSRLGRMNELEALLQSVEMRSFVGGATERINLAREALSMMKQQPEISFRCGPLALQSILQSDPDVLKGSFSNAFREIFNSASTEKGFSLTQVAKLSKKIGLNYRMAFREPRRARSGEHDGNGTGHFYVPSVVHWKAGHYAAIVRRDGDRYLLNDLTFGTELWASRKALEDESSGYFLVPPGDLQSGWRVVDDNEGASVWGRGVTGSNDPDQYTCSNEQTPSCEGSACNGMAVSTVHLMLANLQVKDTPVGYNPPVGPPVQFTVRYNHRDYLQQPSEIGRLLGPKWTHDWNESLRIDSATATHFVGGGGARKFAGFDTNTQSYAPNQFEQTVLKRVAVNLYEMMWPDGSKKIFGPLSGANGLLLSQVMDSAANAVTLTYGGQGLAAITDAIGQVTTISYGYPPENPTNLFNMITKVTDPFGRSATFEYVIGGIPFPNVDSTNHLDTAFLVKITDVLGLESQFTYPQMGTAHTGTPSPEDDHPLMLDRILNMTTPYGLTSFSVGQVGTNANSRFVETTFPDGSRERVEYNQASGLIPATDPSALLPAGVFTFNSTSPRNTFYWNRTASASSYGIYSQAKIYHWLHTDGGAQTSGILECTKEPLENRVWFNYPNQNTQGGSAWVGSIDRPTKIGRVLEDGQTQLYTYAYNRFGNVTNSIDPVGRTLSYIYDTNGIDLLEVRQTRAGNNELLFRATYDARHRPLTAVDVAGQTNTFTYNVRGQPLTHANPKGETTTYTYGVDGQLMFVDGPLAGTTDRISYNYDALYRVRAVTDPSGYRVDLEYDDMDRVTRITYPDATFDQFTYDRLDMVTVRDRAGRQTFFEYDNMRQVKKQTDPLGRVSHMEWCRCGQIKSITDPLGRTTSWLTDVQGRTIGKQYADGTQITYQYEKGSSRLKQVIDEKQQVTQYAWNRDETLNSIAYFNSSVPTPGVRFTYDPNYQRITSMVDGTGTNFYSYNPITGIPALGAGALASVDGPLTNDTVTYAYDALSRPVYRAINGVATRMSFDSAGRIIGATNSLGVFGYVYDGASDRLISASFPNGQTQNLSYGSTSQDLFLQRITHAMGGTPVSEFLYGYDVPKGRIASWSQRAGANVPNVFSFGYDSANQLLSAVVTNAGILVGTFAYTYDPAGNRLTEQAGGSLRTATYNALNQINAGTGPVPARTNEWDALDRLAAVNVGNQRTEFSYDGLGRRVGIRKLVNGLQVSHRRFLWCGDRICEERDAAGSVTKRYFPHGMTIESGPNAGSFFYTRDHLGSVRELTDSAGNVRARYDYDPFGRQIKMGGDLESDFRFAGMFWSPEANLALTQFRAYDPELGRWLSRDPLSDAELLEGPNLYGYVINDPVNRIDPQGLISSLKACVTSAAGFATCVSAGIITVREKGRQAVEFAGAGLHRAGSAIRSCFSRSPAPPPSAPPPPAPAYPQPLGFTSDIVEVSRRTVNGIGAASPRVAPPPPGLRDVALLDRRLAHLQESFSEITLSERWWWDTAQATKDWRLALPGTQNQEFLESLAETAQKLFGPFSFL; this is encoded by the coding sequence ATGCGCGACCAATCCGTTTCAGTATCGGCGCAGAACAAACCCCTCCGACGCCTGTTGATTCTCTGCTGGTTTGGCGCGACCGCAGTGATTGGAGGGTTCAATGCCTGGACTGCAAGTTCCCTGGTGAATCGCACGTTACCGGCCATGCAATCTTGGAAGACAGGCCTGGAGTTCTCGGCCAAGCCAACCACCGACGAGATCTTTCGCGCCAGGGTTTTTGGCGAGCCGCTGGTGCCGATTGGGAGCGAGCCGAGCGCAGACGAGAATGCGCAATTGGCGACCGCCCTGTTAGATTACTCGAAACGAATCGAGCCCGACGACTTCTGCAGTTTGACGGATTTTCTGCGGGATCATCCTGCGTCGCCGTGGCGCGCCGCGCTGCTCACGGGGCTTGGGCTTGAATATTACAACACCGCATACTACAGCTGCGCACTCGTCGCGTGGAGGGAGGCGTGGACCCTGGGGCAAAAAGCCACGGACGCACGCGGCAAGTTTCTTGCAGATCGTGCGCTTTGCGAACTCGCGGCGTTGTATTCGCGTCTCGGTCGGATGAATGAACTGGAGGCGTTGCTTCAATCAGTCGAAATGCGCTCTTTCGTTGGCGGAGCAACCGAGAGAATCAATCTTGCAAGGGAGGCGCTCTCGATGATGAAACAACAACCGGAGATTTCCTTCCGTTGCGGACCACTGGCGTTGCAGAGCATCCTTCAATCGGATCCAGACGTTCTCAAAGGCTCTTTTTCAAATGCGTTTAGGGAGATTTTTAACTCTGCCTCGACCGAAAAGGGATTCTCCCTGACGCAGGTGGCGAAGCTCTCGAAGAAGATCGGGTTGAATTACCGAATGGCGTTTCGGGAACCCAGAAGAGCGCGGTCCGGTGAGCACGACGGCAATGGGACGGGCCATTTTTACGTTCCGTCGGTTGTGCATTGGAAAGCCGGACATTATGCGGCGATCGTGCGGCGGGACGGAGATCGGTATCTGCTGAACGATCTCACCTTCGGCACGGAATTATGGGCGAGCCGCAAGGCACTGGAGGATGAATCAAGCGGGTATTTTCTGGTTCCGCCGGGAGACTTGCAAAGTGGGTGGCGGGTTGTGGACGACAACGAGGGCGCCTCGGTGTGGGGAAGGGGAGTGACAGGCAGCAACGACCCGGACCAGTACACCTGCAGCAACGAACAAACACCCTCGTGCGAAGGTTCAGCCTGCAACGGCATGGCGGTTTCCACCGTGCATCTGATGCTCGCCAACTTGCAGGTGAAGGACACGCCAGTCGGTTACAATCCACCGGTAGGACCTCCTGTTCAGTTCACGGTGCGTTACAATCATCGCGACTATCTTCAGCAGCCCAGTGAGATCGGCCGGTTGCTGGGCCCGAAATGGACGCATGATTGGAACGAGTCCCTTCGAATTGATTCTGCCACAGCTACGCATTTCGTTGGAGGCGGAGGTGCGCGAAAATTTGCGGGTTTTGACACCAACACCCAGAGTTACGCGCCCAACCAGTTTGAGCAGACCGTGCTCAAGCGCGTCGCTGTGAACCTTTACGAAATGATGTGGCCTGACGGATCGAAGAAGATTTTCGGTCCTCTCAGCGGCGCGAATGGCTTGCTGCTTTCGCAAGTGATGGATTCCGCGGCCAACGCCGTCACGCTGACATACGGCGGGCAAGGACTGGCAGCCATCACGGATGCCATCGGACAGGTGACGACCATCTCCTACGGGTATCCGCCGGAGAATCCGACCAATTTGTTCAACATGATCACGAAGGTCACCGATCCGTTCGGACGGTCTGCGACTTTCGAATATGTCATAGGAGGAATTCCATTTCCGAACGTGGACAGCACCAATCATCTGGACACCGCATTCCTGGTAAAGATCACGGATGTCCTTGGACTCGAGTCACAGTTTACATACCCGCAAATGGGAACAGCCCACACCGGCACTCCCTCGCCGGAAGATGATCATCCGCTCATGCTGGATCGGATCCTCAACATGACCACGCCTTACGGACTGACATCCTTCAGCGTGGGGCAGGTGGGGACGAACGCGAACAGCCGGTTTGTGGAGACCACGTTCCCGGATGGGAGCCGCGAGCGTGTCGAATATAACCAGGCTTCGGGGCTTATCCCGGCAACCGATCCGTCGGCACTCCTTCCCGCGGGGGTGTTCACGTTCAATTCGACTTCGCCGCGAAACACTTTTTATTGGAACCGCACGGCATCGGCCAGCAGCTACGGCATTTACAGCCAGGCAAAGATCTATCACTGGCTCCACACCGACGGCGGAGCCCAGACGTCGGGAATATTGGAATGCACCAAGGAGCCGCTTGAGAACCGTGTCTGGTTTAACTACCCGAATCAGAATACCCAGGGCGGCTCGGCCTGGGTGGGTTCCATCGACAGGCCCACGAAGATTGGGCGTGTCCTCGAAGACGGGCAGACCCAGCTCTACACCTACGCCTACAATCGATTTGGCAATGTGACCAATTCGATTGACCCCGTCGGCCGGACGCTCAGTTACATCTATGACACCAACGGAATTGATTTATTGGAAGTTCGCCAAACGCGCGCTGGAAACAACGAATTGTTATTCCGCGCCACTTACGATGCCCGGCACCGGCCGCTGACGGCGGTGGACGTCGCCGGGCAGACCAACACCTTCACGTACAATGTCCGCGGCCAGCCGCTTACCCATGCCAATCCCAAAGGCGAGACGACAACCTACACCTATGGCGTTGACGGGCAATTGATGTTCGTTGATGGTCCGCTGGCGGGCACCACTGATCGCATTTCCTACAACTACGACGCGTTGTACAGGGTTCGCGCCGTCACCGATCCCAGCGGATACAGGGTTGATTTGGAATACGACGACATGGATCGGGTGACACGCATCACGTATCCAGACGCCACGTTTGACCAATTTACCTACGACCGGCTGGACATGGTCACGGTACGCGACCGGGCAGGGCGGCAGACGTTCTTTGAGTATGACAACATGCGGCAGGTTAAAAAACAAACCGATCCCTTGGGCCGGGTGTCGCACATGGAATGGTGCCGATGCGGACAGATCAAAAGCATAACAGACCCCCTGGGGCGCACCACGTCGTGGCTTACGGACGTGCAGGGAAGAACCATTGGAAAACAATACGCTGATGGCACCCAGATCACCTATCAGTATGAAAAGGGCAGCAGCCGTCTGAAGCAGGTGATCGACGAGAAACAGCAAGTCACGCAGTACGCCTGGAATCGTGATGAGACGCTCAACTCGATCGCGTATTTCAATTCTTCCGTCCCGACACCAGGCGTCAGGTTCACCTACGATCCGAATTACCAGCGGATTACTTCCATGGTGGATGGAACCGGAACGAACTTTTATTCCTACAATCCCATCACTGGCATTCCGGCTTTGGGAGCGGGAGCTTTGGCGAGCGTGGATGGCCCGCTGACGAATGACACGGTCACCTATGCCTATGATGCCTTGAGCCGCCCTGTTTACCGCGCCATCAATGGAGTCGCGACGAGGATGTCGTTTGATTCGGCAGGACGGATCATCGGGGCCACGAACTCGCTGGGCGTATTTGGTTACGTTTATGATGGCGCGTCGGATCGGCTGATATCCGCATCGTTTCCGAATGGCCAGACACAAAACCTGAGTTACGGCAGCACGAGCCAGGACCTGTTCCTTCAACGCATCACACACGCCATGGGTGGCACGCCGGTTTCGGAATTTCTGTACGGGTACGATGTTCCGAAAGGCCGCATTGCGAGCTGGTCACAGCGCGCGGGTGCGAACGTGCCAAATGTATTCTCGTTCGGCTACGACAGCGCAAACCAATTGCTATCGGCTGTTGTCACCAACGCCGGGATTCTCGTGGGAACGTTTGCCTACACTTACGACCCCGCGGGCAATCGCCTTACCGAGCAGGCTGGCGGTTCGCTCCGCACGGCCACTTACAACGCCTTGAACCAAATCAATGCCGGCACAGGGCCTGTGCCGGCGCGCACGAATGAATGGGATGCGCTCGACCGTCTTGCGGCGGTTAATGTCGGGAACCAACGAACCGAGTTTTCTTACGATGGCCTGGGCCGCCGCGTGGGAATTCGAAAACTTGTGAATGGCTTGCAGGTTTCGCATCGGCGGTTCTTATGGTGCGGTGATCGGATTTGCGAGGAACGCGATGCGGCCGGGAGCGTGACCAAACGATACTTTCCGCATGGGATGACAATTGAATCGGGGCCGAATGCGGGAAGTTTCTTTTACACCCGGGATCACCTCGGTTCCGTTCGTGAACTGACGGACAGTGCGGGGAACGTGCGCGCGCGCTACGATTATGATCCCTTCGGGCGGCAAATCAAAATGGGTGGAGATCTGGAATCGGACTTCCGGTTTGCGGGAATGTTTTGGTCTCCCGAAGCCAATCTCGCGCTGACACAATTCCGCGCCTACGATCCCGAACTGGGGCGCTGGCTCTCGCGTGATCCGCTTTCGGATGCGGAATTATTGGAAGGTCCCAATTTGTATGGCTATGTCATCAACGATCCCGTCAATCGGATCGATCCCCAGGGTTTGATTTCAAGCTTGAAGGCATGTGTCACGAGTGCCGCGGGTTTTGCAACGTGCGTGTCTGCAGGCATCATCACTGTTCGTGAAAAGGGCCGGCAAGCCGTCGAGTTCGCTGGCGCAGGACTGCACCGCGCGGGCTCAGCCATCAGGAGTTGCTTCAGTCGTTCGCCAGCTCCGCCACCTTCAGCGCCGCCTCCACCGGCGCCGGCTTACCCGCAGCCGTTGGGTTTCACAAGCGACATAGTCGAAGTATCACGCAGGACAGTCAACGGGATTGGCGCTGCCAGTCCGCGGGTCGCTCCACCGCCGCCTGGTTTGCGCGATGTTGCTCTCCTGGACCGGCGGCTGGCGCACCTGCAGGAGTCGTTTTCCGAAATCACATTGAGCGAGCGCTGGTGGTGGGACACCGCGCAAGCGACGAAAGATTGGAGGCTCGCGCTTCCCGGAACCCAGAACCAGGAGTTTCTTGAGTCGCTCGCGGAAACCGCGCAGAAACTCTTTGGCCCATTTTCATTTTTGTAA
- a CDS encoding PEP-CTERM sorting domain-containing protein, giving the protein MSGIGLCLVASTAAQAQTINGFYTNPRVFNDMPGSTLTITPGAPINGNPSTITINDQFTGTGANRHDVLASGDGGLTAYNFGIDDSYTFTTRLVLTDGFNSPRKEAGIRLNSPITGDMLFLVNSDMGEIVTFGGPFHLFGNNTGGNGYTPGDSILLGIRQIGGGDGIGGAPTTIEFFIDRGSGVVTTGPLAWSNLEGGPLNYQLGVYAQGANSASPGDFINAVFTDTTFTVVPEPGTFALMGIGLVALFTFRRTR; this is encoded by the coding sequence ATGTCTGGCATCGGGCTCTGTCTCGTGGCCAGCACAGCAGCCCAAGCTCAAACCATCAACGGTTTCTACACCAACCCGCGTGTGTTCAATGACATGCCCGGGTCAACCCTCACAATCACGCCTGGAGCTCCAATCAATGGCAATCCGTCCACGATCACAATCAACGATCAGTTCACGGGAACCGGCGCCAATCGCCATGACGTGCTGGCCTCCGGCGATGGCGGCCTGACTGCCTATAACTTCGGCATCGACGACAGCTATACCTTCACGACCAGGCTCGTCCTGACAGACGGATTCAATTCGCCCAGGAAGGAAGCTGGCATCCGCCTCAACAGCCCAATCACGGGTGATATGCTGTTCCTAGTCAACTCCGATATGGGCGAGATCGTCACGTTCGGCGGCCCGTTCCATCTGTTTGGCAACAACACCGGCGGGAACGGTTACACTCCCGGCGATTCCATTCTCCTGGGCATCAGGCAAATCGGTGGCGGCGATGGTATAGGCGGCGCCCCGACCACGATCGAGTTCTTCATCGACAGGGGTTCGGGTGTTGTAACAACCGGACCGCTCGCCTGGTCAAACCTCGAAGGTGGACCGCTCAATTATCAATTGGGAGTATATGCGCAAGGAGCCAATAGCGCTTCCCCTGGTGACTTCATCAACGCTGTGTTCACCGACACAACCTTCACTGTGGTACCCGAACCCGGCACATTCGCCTTGATGGGGATCGGATTAGTCGCACTGTTCACCTTCCGCCGTACGCGATAA
- a CDS encoding prepilin-type N-terminal cleavage/methylation domain-containing protein: protein MNNSHGAFEKSSAPARRLGFTLIELLVVIAIIAILAAMLLPALGRAKQKANGVYCMNNSRQMALAWNMYADDNGGKLAPNVDTQTAGKSANTPCWVAGWLTLNTASTDNINKDMLLNHELFPYGAYLGSYIKNAASFKCPADRSSALIFGTRQPRVRSLSMNNFLGSPSRSNTGVGIPVTNPQGTSKYPPYLKITSILSPAMTFVFLDEREDSINDGTFFTAVDRPGFLPDVPASYHAGAGGLSFADGHSEIHKWTASWITQPIRSTPINDHDLAGKPGVADVYWLNLHAVGTGKFP, encoded by the coding sequence ATGAACAACTCACACGGCGCATTTGAAAAGAGCTCCGCTCCTGCGCGCCGGCTGGGTTTTACATTGATTGAATTGCTGGTGGTGATCGCAATCATCGCCATTCTCGCGGCGATGCTTCTGCCGGCGCTTGGCCGTGCGAAGCAGAAGGCGAATGGCGTCTATTGCATGAACAACAGCAGGCAAATGGCGCTGGCCTGGAACATGTACGCCGATGACAACGGGGGAAAACTCGCTCCCAATGTGGATACTCAAACGGCTGGCAAAAGCGCCAATACTCCGTGCTGGGTTGCCGGGTGGCTGACCTTGAATACCGCGAGCACCGACAACATCAACAAGGACATGCTGCTCAACCACGAGCTGTTCCCTTACGGCGCATACCTTGGCTCCTACATCAAGAATGCCGCCTCCTTCAAGTGCCCGGCCGACCGATCATCCGCCCTCATCTTCGGCACAAGACAGCCGCGGGTTCGCAGCCTTTCGATGAACAACTTCCTGGGTTCGCCGTCCCGTTCGAACACAGGAGTCGGAATCCCGGTGACGAATCCGCAAGGCACCAGCAAGTATCCTCCCTACCTGAAAATTACCAGCATCCTGTCACCGGCAATGACCTTTGTTTTTCTCGACGAGCGGGAGGACAGCATCAACGATGGCACGTTCTTCACCGCTGTGGACAGGCCCGGTTTCCTGCCGGATGTTCCCGCCAGTTATCACGCGGGGGCCGGCGGACTTTCTTTTGCGGACGGACATTCAGAGATTCACAAATGGACCGCCAGTTGGATTACGCAACCAATCCGATCCACTCCAATCAATGATCACGACCTAGCTGGAAAGCCGGGCGTCGCGGACGTTTACTGGCTGAATTTACATGCCGTCGGCACCGGGAAATTCCCGTAG